The segment CGTAAATGTTTCGATGCGCGACAGCATCTCCACCATCATGTCGCAGGCCTCGTTCGGGTCTTTTACGGGCGAGCCGTGCGAGGGCACATACAGATCGTAGGACGATTCGCGTATGCGGGCAAGAGTTTCAAGCTCAAGCGTCGGATTTGTCATGTATATAAGCTTTCTGGGGCGCATCCAGTCGGGGCCTACTATCGCGTCGCCGCAGAAAAGGATATTGTCCACGGCTATGGCCACATGACCGTCGGAATGACCGGGCGTCGATATTATATCAAACGTCACGCCGTCTATCGTCACTTGTCCGTTATCGGGTATCACGCTCAGCTTGGTGGGATTTAAGGCCTCCGATATCCCCAGTCCGTCCATGATCGGGTTTGGGCATCCCGTAAAAAGCGCCGGAAAAAGCTGCTTTGCGCCTCTCACCATAAGAGATTCGTAAAGCGTGCAGTATACGGTGCAGTCCGTCTCCTTATAAAGAAAATAATTGGCTCCCGCATGGTCAAGATGCGTATGCGTGTTGATTATAGCAATAAGCTTTTTGTCTATTGCCTCAAGCTCCGCAAGTATCTCGCGTCCCTGCTTTCGCCCCCAGCCGTTATCTATCATTATAACGCCGTTGTCTGAGAAGACAACGCCG is part of the Clostridia bacterium genome and harbors:
- a CDS encoding MBL fold metallo-hydrolase; amino-acid sequence: MAIKMLTPRVGLTGELTVDGVVFSDNGVIMIDNGWGRKQGREILAELEAIDKKLIAIINTHTHLDHAGANYFLYKETDCTVYCTLYESLMVRGAKQLFPALFTGCPNPIMDGLGISEALNPTKLSVIPDNGQVTIDGVTFDIISTPGHSDGHVAIAVDNILFCGDAIVGPDWMRPRKLIYMTNPTLELETLARIRESSYDLYVPSHGSPVKDPNEACDMMVEMLSRIETFTREALENGPVTLDTAVQHVSTKLALRLRDLRTYNTARVTIQCVLNDCVMHDTMDYIVKDNMFYYKKLMPGEIREAKLKTRA